In one Ananas comosus cultivar F153 linkage group 12, ASM154086v1, whole genome shotgun sequence genomic region, the following are encoded:
- the LOC109718068 gene encoding maf-like protein DDB_G0281937 isoform X4: MDSHPPPRTSFKLILGSSSVARKHILAEMGYEFQVMSADIDEKGIRRENPDELVMVLAEAKADAIISRMNISDYGKEDTEPTLLITSDIVVVHEGIIREKPSSKEEARQFLKGYSGGHVSTVGSVLVANLKTGRRYGGLDKAEVYFHDIPDEIIENLIDEGIVFNVAGGLLLEHPLTLPFVEAVVN, translated from the exons ATGGATTCGCATCCTCCCCCTCGTACCTCGTTCAAG TTGATTTTGGGATCGTCCTCGGTGGCGCGGAAGCACATTTTGGCTGAGATGGGATATGAATTCCAAGTCATG TCCGCAGATATTGATGAGAAAGGCATTAGGAGGGAAAATCCCGACGAGTTAGTAATGGTCCTTGCTGAGGCTaag GCTGATGCTATCATATCAAGGATGAACATTTCAGATTACGGAAAAGAAGATACTGAACCTACGCTTCTAATTACTTCTGATATA GTCGTAGTCCATGAAGGGATAATTAGAGAAAAGCCAAGCAGCAAGGAAGAAGCGCGCCAATTCCTCAAAG GCTATTCTGGGGGTCATGTATCAACCGTCGGATCTGTGCTCGTCGCCAATCTCAAGACAGGCCGGAGATATGGAGGACTGGACAAAGCTGAG GTATATTTCCATGATATTCCAGACGAGATAATCGAGAACCTG ATTGACGAGGGCATCGTATTCAATGTGGCGGGTGGCTTGCTGTTAGAACATCCATTAACATTGCCATTTGTTGAAGCAGTCGTTA ATTAG
- the LOC109718068 gene encoding maf-like protein DDB_G0281937 isoform X2, giving the protein MDSHPPPRTSFKLILGSSSVARKHILAEMGYEFQVMSADIDEKGIRRENPDELVMVLAEAKADAIISRMNISDYGKEDTEPTLLITSDIVVVHEGIIREKPSSKEEARQFLKGYSGGHVSTVGSVLVANLKTGRRYGGLDKAEVYFHDIPDEIIENLIDEGIVFNVAGGLLLEHPLTLPFVEAVIGASDSVMGLPKALTEKLIHEALLPQSS; this is encoded by the exons ATGGATTCGCATCCTCCCCCTCGTACCTCGTTCAAG TTGATTTTGGGATCGTCCTCGGTGGCGCGGAAGCACATTTTGGCTGAGATGGGATATGAATTCCAAGTCATG TCCGCAGATATTGATGAGAAAGGCATTAGGAGGGAAAATCCCGACGAGTTAGTAATGGTCCTTGCTGAGGCTaag GCTGATGCTATCATATCAAGGATGAACATTTCAGATTACGGAAAAGAAGATACTGAACCTACGCTTCTAATTACTTCTGATATA GTCGTAGTCCATGAAGGGATAATTAGAGAAAAGCCAAGCAGCAAGGAAGAAGCGCGCCAATTCCTCAAAG GCTATTCTGGGGGTCATGTATCAACCGTCGGATCTGTGCTCGTCGCCAATCTCAAGACAGGCCGGAGATATGGAGGACTGGACAAAGCTGAG GTATATTTCCATGATATTCCAGACGAGATAATCGAGAACCTG ATTGACGAGGGCATCGTATTCAATGTGGCGGGTGGCTTGCTGTTAGAACATCCATTAACATTGCCATTTGTTGAAGCAGTC ATCGGTGCCAGCGATAGCGTGATGGGACTTCCGAAGGCTCTCACAGAAAAACTGATTCATGAGGCTTTGCTTCCTCAATCTAGTTGA
- the LOC109718068 gene encoding maf-like protein DDB_G0281937 isoform X1 codes for MDSHPPPRTSFKLILGSSSVARKHILAEMGYEFQVMSADIDEKGIRRENPDELVMVLAEAKADAIISRMNISDYGKEDTEPTLLITSDIVVVHEGIIREKPSSKEEARQFLKGYSGGHVSTVGSVLVANLKTGRRYGGLDKAEVYFHDIPDEIIENLIDEGIVFNVAGGLLLEHPLTLPFVEAVVRFLQIGASDSVMGLPKALTEKLIHEALLPQSS; via the exons ATGGATTCGCATCCTCCCCCTCGTACCTCGTTCAAG TTGATTTTGGGATCGTCCTCGGTGGCGCGGAAGCACATTTTGGCTGAGATGGGATATGAATTCCAAGTCATG TCCGCAGATATTGATGAGAAAGGCATTAGGAGGGAAAATCCCGACGAGTTAGTAATGGTCCTTGCTGAGGCTaag GCTGATGCTATCATATCAAGGATGAACATTTCAGATTACGGAAAAGAAGATACTGAACCTACGCTTCTAATTACTTCTGATATA GTCGTAGTCCATGAAGGGATAATTAGAGAAAAGCCAAGCAGCAAGGAAGAAGCGCGCCAATTCCTCAAAG GCTATTCTGGGGGTCATGTATCAACCGTCGGATCTGTGCTCGTCGCCAATCTCAAGACAGGCCGGAGATATGGAGGACTGGACAAAGCTGAG GTATATTTCCATGATATTCCAGACGAGATAATCGAGAACCTG ATTGACGAGGGCATCGTATTCAATGTGGCGGGTGGCTTGCTGTTAGAACATCCATTAACATTGCCATTTGTTGAAGCAGTCGTTA GGTTTTTGCAGATCGGTGCCAGCGATAGCGTGATGGGACTTCCGAAGGCTCTCACAGAAAAACTGATTCATGAGGCTTTGCTTCCTCAATCTAGTTGA
- the LOC109718068 gene encoding maf-like protein DDB_G0281937 isoform X3 — protein sequence MDSHPPPRTSFKLILGSSSVARKHILAEMGYEFQVMSADIDEKGIRRENPDELVMVLAEAKADAIISRMNISDYGKEDTEPTLLITSDIVVVHEGIIREKPSSKEEARQFLKGYSGGHVSTVGSVLVANLKTGRRYGGLDKAEVYFHDIPDEIIENLIDEGIVFNVAGGLLLEHPLTLPFVEAVVNRCQR from the exons ATGGATTCGCATCCTCCCCCTCGTACCTCGTTCAAG TTGATTTTGGGATCGTCCTCGGTGGCGCGGAAGCACATTTTGGCTGAGATGGGATATGAATTCCAAGTCATG TCCGCAGATATTGATGAGAAAGGCATTAGGAGGGAAAATCCCGACGAGTTAGTAATGGTCCTTGCTGAGGCTaag GCTGATGCTATCATATCAAGGATGAACATTTCAGATTACGGAAAAGAAGATACTGAACCTACGCTTCTAATTACTTCTGATATA GTCGTAGTCCATGAAGGGATAATTAGAGAAAAGCCAAGCAGCAAGGAAGAAGCGCGCCAATTCCTCAAAG GCTATTCTGGGGGTCATGTATCAACCGTCGGATCTGTGCTCGTCGCCAATCTCAAGACAGGCCGGAGATATGGAGGACTGGACAAAGCTGAG GTATATTTCCATGATATTCCAGACGAGATAATCGAGAACCTG ATTGACGAGGGCATCGTATTCAATGTGGCGGGTGGCTTGCTGTTAGAACATCCATTAACATTGCCATTTGTTGAAGCAGTCGTTA ATCGGTGCCAGCGATAG
- the LOC109718757 gene encoding BTB/POZ domain-containing protein At3g05675-like gives MSLRKRHRVGSSGRLSCADGTVTEHLFPPPPPVPGGFNDPATADVLLRLLFDPEPDSFSGDGGGGDSALSLDLHLHSAALRRSRYFDALLSGRWAASPSDHLTYRVSSSAAAAAVRRRRRPFDAYVAVLRLLHTLDFSGGIPSASDAIEMLRVALELVCDECARACVRFLEAVPWTEEEEDEVLSIAPFLPSDDSRDLLARISSPAGHRCSAASEDMLRGLISSAIHSHPSVATIKAFVAKLLREHSSRDSVRRVLDGAFLASLDTVKELMGKYASPDLRVSGDNDEREAIQRLNLHAAVVNTKHLYWLIERMIELRLADSSVHEWADQVALAADLQKTLRDDAWKNIAPGLPLLVTRCTFRLANAVASGSTLAPRQVRMKLVKSWLPVLNVCRDIIPPIPSGHKSVFQELEETFLQIISTLPVSDAQELLQQCLTFSTRNIDDCQHLIAAFKTWFRRADRTPPGT, from the exons ATGTCTCTGCGGAAGCGGCACCGCGTCGGGAGCAGCGGCCGCCTCAGCTGCGCCGACGGAACCGTAACGGAGCATCTcttccctccccctccccctgtCCCGGGGGGCTTCAACGACCCCGCCACCGCCGacgtcctcctccgcctcctcttcgaccccgaacccgactccttctccggcgacggcggcggcggagactCGGCCCTGTCCCTCGACCTCCACCTCCACTCCGCCGCGCTCCGCCGCTCCCGCTACTTCGACGCCCTCCTCTCCGGCCGGTGGGCGGCGAGCCCCTCCGATCACCTGACCTACAGagtctcctcctccgccgccgccgccgcggtgcgccggcgccggcgccccTTCGACGCTTACGTCGCCGTGCTCCGCCTCCTCCACACGCTCGACTTCTCCGGGGGCATCCCCTCGGCGTCCGACGCGATCGAGATGCTCCGCGTGGCGCTCGAGCTCGTCTGCGACGAGTGCGCCCGCGCCTGCGTCCGCTTCCTCGAGGCCGTGCCCTGgaccgaggaggaggaggacgaggtcCTCTCCATCGCCCCCTTCCTCCCCTCCGACGACTCCCGCGACCTCCTCGCGCGCATCTCCTCCCCGGCCGGCCATCGCTGCAGCGCCGCGTCCGAGGACATGCTCCGCGGCCTCATCAGCTCGGCGATCCACAGCCACCCCAGTGTCGCCACCATTAAGGCCTTCGTCGCGAAGCTCCTGAGGGAGCACTCGTCCCGAGATTCCGTCCGGAGGGTTCTGGACGGGGCGTTCCTGGCGAGCCTGGACACCGTGAAGGAGCTGATGGGGAAGTACGCGAGCCCCGACCTGCGCGTGTCGGGCGACAACGACGAGAGGGAGGCGATCCAGAGGCTGAACCTCCACGCCGCCGTGGTGAACACCAAGCACCTCTATTGGCTCATCGAGAGGATGATCGAGCTGCGGTTGGCCGACAGCTCCGTGCACGAGTGGGCCGACCAggtcgccctcgccgccgaccTGCAGAAAACCCTCAGGGACGACGCCTGGAAGAACATCGCCCCCGGACTGCCGTTGCTCGTCACTCGCTGCACCTTCCGCCTCGCCAATGCCGTCGCCTCAGGATCCACTTTGGCTCCCCGCCAG GTGAGGATGAAGCTCGTCAAGAGCTGGCTGCCAGTGCTAAACGTTTGCCGCGACATCATACCCCCGATTCCGAGCGGGCACAAATCAGTGTTCCAAGAGTTGGAGGAAACGTTCCTCCAGATCATATCCACTCTTCCTGTATCGGATGCCCAGGAGCTGCTGCAGCAGTGCCTGACCTTCTCCACCCGCAACATCGACGATTGCCAACACCTGATCGCGGCATTCAAGACCTGGTTCAGGAGAGCTGACCGCACGCCCCCCGGAACTTAA